The genomic window AAGGATGAAACGCATTTAAAAGTATTATGATCACTTCCAAGTGGGACTGTAAAACTTTCCATCAAACCCGAAgaccatttaagtgcgcaaaattactacagttcaactaaataatggataacacctctcccttttatgtcAGGGTTTTCGATGaaaatttcaactgcagttaaGTTGAGaacagtttactttagacgcattcaTGGAATTTTACCGCTCATCATTgtttaagtatatttttatttttattcgatgccaaaagtaatgtaaactcgcactggtcctgtgTATCCCTTCTGCGTTGGCGTTAGGtagcactgatatgctgaaaaaacagtttctgtaatggctttcgtagcaaggtatttgtttttctactcctattttttctgaccgttgaaaatacatcactacagtttcagatagcgtacatctcctttctttatttatttacttcacctgctGATTCCACCATGATTCCACCATGGGTGagaattctaaatttttttaaacgtcatttgtctctcaccggttttacctggtaatatttttatgaaagcaaaattttagaactCTCTGAGCAGTGATGCTactgaattgaaaactaagtactAGAAGCATCAAAATTGACATCTTAATCTATTGGGAACTAtctttttcgaaaataaatccaaaaattcaaacatttttttttaatcataagCAATGTGATTTTTTATTTCAGTATTCAATAGTTTAGCAATTTTTTAAGTTTCGAGAGGGTATCatctctttttttgttttgtttttgtgcttATACATAACGTACATACATTTATAAATTCATGTATTCTAGTATATTAAGTATAATAGTTAGTTTATGTATTTAGAAAAgctttgaaaatgcttaaatattATAATGTTGCACAGTTTATGGACACTTTTGTGcgacaacgaaaaaaaaaaatgctgcctTTAAATAAAAGATTCTTAATTAGTTTAAATTAAAGTACTAAAACTATAattaattgtaaatattttagtaattgaAGTTAATGTGCGATAGTGAAACTTACATTTGTGagttaataattattaaaaatattcgtATGCCACTATCGAGTTTTAATGATTCTTCaacttttcaaatattttgttttgaaaCCTACATACATTTGTGTACTCAATAGGTATTCTTTCTTCTAAATATTATTAAATTTCTTTATAGCTAACTACTTAGTCCTtattcatacatatacataaatttaataataagctGCCATAATTACAAGTACTTTGAAATGTATTGTTTTTGTATGAGGCGACCCGATTtctttttacatacataaaaacgTATTAACTGCTAATCATTAAAGTTGGAGGTCTGTGGTGGGACTCTTGGATAGAGCTGTAAATAAAAGAGATGGAGAGAGAAAAAGAGACAAATatattcatttaatattttatctacttatatatataaaagagcTATTACCTAAAATATAAGGAATTAAAATAGAAATTATCAGTCAGGATTACAATTAAGCAGAGATTGCATTCAACGGTTAACCAGAAAAAACAATTCAATTTATCACGGATAACAGCAACAAACAATGGGTATGTGGTAGGAAAATAACTTTTTTGCCAAATACTTTCGTTCACAGCTGTGAACGAGCGTCTCGCCGACATTCGCAATGGCGAATTTTTCCAACATTTCGTTTATATGTGCTTACGCACTTATTGACGATAGGGACGAAAACGACAGAGACTCCTTCTCTGAAAATCTAGAAAAGACATATGACGGCTGCCCCCGCCATGACATTGAAGTCATGCTGGTAAAGTAGCTTTAATAACTGTAACAAGGCTTAAGGTTCCGTGGAATCTTAAGTGAAGACCGTATAGTCAAAGCATTATAGCGGCATTTTATATAGGGCTAACAGACCACATGTTCAGTGCCTTAGCTTCGAAAGAAGTTTGAGAATGGAGTCGGAGGATTGGGAGCGGAAATGGCAGAAAATCTATACAAGTGTATGCTGATGGCTCTCAAATTAACGGAAGGGGCAGGGTCTGCTCTTTACTGTGTCTTTCCCGACATAAACATTTGAGAGACTTCGCTCTGGCTGGACTTCGCTCTGGCCGGACcgtacatctatactgggtttgcGATATTAGACTTATAATAAAGCAGCTAGTATCTCTTTAGAGATAAGACTTATggctcatgatgggcatactaactggacactgccttctggcgtcacatgcctaaaAGTCAAGCCTTCTTAGTGACAGACATGTGGAAGGGCGGACtgcagcaaaaaacaaaaaaaaaacggctgagcacgttctgtgttacTGTCCTGCCTTCGTAAGGTCAAGCCGCCAGCGGCTGGAAACAGCAATAAAGTCCTAGAGAatatctagtatttgccaagaggtcagagttattttataatgtaAGTCCAAGTGCCTAATTGGggccgtttggtcgtcaaacacacTATGGTAAAAATATGGACACATtctgtctatgtgaggtttttatttGACAGACAGTTCAACTTTACCTAACCTATATGGTAAGGAACTTACCGAAGGAGAGACGCTCACTTACTGAGACATGATGTGTTCGGTAGACCGACGCTGCAAACTTCGGTGAGCCGTTTTGCCGTATAAGCCGGTGTGTCTCCACTCCCTTCCTTCATATAACGACCTTGCGCTTCACATGGGTTGGTAGACGCATGTTGTACCTATATATTTCAGGTTGTTCATCAACGAGCGACAATGTGAGAGTCGGGGTTAAGCATGGCCGCGCAAACTGGCACACAGTCGAAGATCGATTGGGCTTAGGAACAGATATTTAGAAGATTTTCGGCTCATGGATGAACGGTAGAGGAAAACCTGCTTTCATAGGCAACTTGTTCTATCCACTTTTAATTGTATTGGCTACGGAAATATTTACGAAAATATATGACCattcaccccagcgggttagggggttagaatatacccgcggtaggtatgcttgtcgtaagaggcgactaaaatacccaatagatttaaggggttatgtagcgcaaccctttcaggttgccagcggaatatatagcttctccaaacccaattgtcaacctcatctatccgtggcgaatcctgtttaattaacaatcgaggctctggcgacccaaagctcttcatggatctagggggtggaagggcgggatggcctagaaggtcgcatgtggtcataacatatcgttcccgagatggtcgggcttggtaccggaacttaTCGGATCTGCAtgaggcaaaggaccatcaacatcgataacactccccaaggccttaggtgagtgtccttatcgcccacaacaacaacaacaacaacaaccattcgAATAGCTACTTACCCCCAACAGATTTCTGGGCACATAACCTTCGTTGTCGCTGCCATTCTTCGCCCACCACCATTCACTTTCGGCGTCATCGCCTTTGCGCAAGATTACTAAACGTTCGTTAACTTGGAATGTAAGTTCGTCACTATTTTGAGCATCATACGAGAAAACTGCATACACTTCGCCATTATGAAGTATACCAAGTTTCTCTTGAATACCTACGAGAAGATGAAAAAATCGCTATAAGCTATTAAACACACGAAGAAAACTTTCACACTTACTGTATAAATACTCGGAACAACCATCGAAACCCTCTTCGTCTTCCTCACACTTTTCCGCTGGTGTTTCATGATCTGACAGCGTCGATGCAAATAGACATGCACCATTTTCAACTAAGAATTTTACCATCGTTAAATTATTGCAACTGGCAGCGCAATGCAGCGGCGTCCAACCATCGGAATCCTGTGCATTTACATCGCACCCAAATTCGACAAGGAATCTGTTGGAAGAAGAACAAAAACGAAAGGGAGAAagttagaaaaaaatcaaatagttgtcgtttggaagaaaattttttaacCGAAATTCTTGCTAATCCActtaataaaatatcacaaagTTCGCAGTATTCATATTGCAATACTCACTTGACAATATCGAAGTGTCCCGCACATATAGCATTATGTAACGCGGTTATGCCTTCATCATTAGCAGCGCTGGGATTTGCCACTTGCATAGCTGTCTTTTTCACTAACTCCAATTCACCCTCTAGGCTTGCGTCCAGCAGTAGAGCAAGCGGATCAAAACTAACGCGCCGCGTTAACTTTGGCTTGCCATTGCCAGTTGACGCCGATGAGAGAGAtgctgaggttggcgcgctgccGGTAGAAGATGCACCTCGCTTGAGGCCGCCGCTGTTTTCTGTATTTGATTCACTACCGCCACCACTGAAATCATCCACGTGCCGCTCAATTTTATCCAATTCATCCATGCTGGAACTGGATTGTGAATTGCTGTTCGGCGAATTTTGGGAATGCGTTGGTGTTGATGTTGGAGCATTTGGCGCCGCTGTTGATGGCACTTGTGGTGGCGATTGCTGTGGTGATTGTTCAGGCGTCAACACATTCGATGTAGCGTTAGTAGTGCGTTCATTGTTAACATTCGAGTTTGCGTTATCTACTTGAGCGTCTCTGTTGCGTTCCCCGCGCTGACTACCATCTGCTGGATAAAGAAAAGATGCATGGCCTGGTAGATCTACTTTGCGCGCAGATTGAAGCGCCGGTTTTGGTAACGCGTTGCTTAATTTAAGACGCGGCTGTTCGCACATTGGCTGCTTACGTATTGTAAGCGGCTTCGCTTTGATTGGAAGATTGTCATTAATGTTGAGGGTTTGTAAGCCTTGCGTGGCTTGTTGAAGCTCGCCGGCAGCAGTAGTAGCAATAGACGCACCACCGTGCACAGCGGGTTTCTTAAGCATTGACGTAGCTGCAGATgcgcctgctgttgttgtcgtAGTTGGCGTTACTGTTGTTGCACTTGTTGTTAGTGTGGTATTGGCGCTATGCTCGACCACATGTTCTGTAGGCGATACTTTACTGGGCTTCGGTGGTAAAGCAGGCCGATCTGAGTATGCTGAGTTTGCTGTCATTGGCACTGTGCTGGTTGGCGCTATTGAAGTTGTAGCGTGAGCGGTTACCACATTTGGTGCAACACGATTCACCTTCGGACTGTAGGTAATCATTTTCGGTATAGAGCTGGTCACCGACGTTGGTGCCACACTGCTAATAGGTTTGCGCGGTGGAATCGCTAAACAGCTTGACGCTTGCGCTTGCAGTGGCTTTGAATTCGAATGAGCGCTGTCAGCGCTCGTTGTGGCTGGCGCCGTTGACACGTTCGTATGCTGCGACACACCAGTGGCAAGCGATTTATTTGCCGTACATGTTGGCATGCTGTGTACAGTCAATTGTTGTTGATTATGTTTTTCTGAGAGCGCTTCAGTTACAGCGCCCTCCGCCCTTCTGTCCACGTCATTGCGCTCGCGCGTCGCAACAGCCGCGATATTCAATTTACTAATCATAGCGGTTGCTGAGTTGGCCGAGCTAATACTTTTCGGTATTTTGCTGCCTGTCGTTGAAATAGCAGCGGACGTAGTGACAAGGGTTGCCGGTGCTGTCGACACTAAGCTCGTCGTTGCCCCGACTTCGGCAGCGCGCTCTACTGCTTCCGCGGCTTTTGCTGCTTCCGCTGCTTTTAAAAGATTTCGCTTTTTCGGGCCAACTTCAGCGTAAATGTGCATCGATGTGTCCACTTCTATTGGCTTCATAGGCGCTGCAGCTTTGGAAGCCGCTGCAGCTGCTAGTGAAGCGGTGAGCATcttttttgctaattttgattCGTCGCTTTCGCCGCTAAAGAATGTTTGAGAATTTGTTCCACTTGCACCGCTATTGATTGTATGCGCTTTAGGCACACCACTTTGTGGACTGTGTGCGTtatcagctgtcaaattcaattTCATATGCGTCAAATCCTGTATAAGTTGATTTTGTTGATTGGTGTTTGCTGTGGCGGCTGCATGTTTCGGTATGTTGCCTGCGCCCAAATAACCACCACCACCAGGCGCTAACGCCGTCTTTTGCGGTGTGTGTATGAATGGCTCTACGGCGGCTACATTACCGCGTTGTATATTCCGACTCGTTTCTCGATTATTTATATTCGGAAATTTTGAGGAATTATGCTGTTGCAAATTGCTTGCTTGCTTTTGCAGCAGCTGCTGCTTTAGCGCTGCTACGCCTTGTTTGTGGTGGTTATGATTTTGTTGGTGTTGATTGTATGCAATGGCGGTATTTGTGTTATTATAAGCAAGCGTCGGCGTTTGAtgtgactgttgttgttgttgtgacgcAGATTGTTgatgatgatgttgttgttgttgttgttgcagtaggTGGTGCTGTTGTTGGTGGTGTAATTCATTTTGTGGCACATGTAACTGATTTTTATTTTGTGCTTGATTTTGTATGTTGGCAGCCTTTTTGCGTTGCAGCCGCGTTTGTAGTTCATAAATGCGTTGATCGACTGAGCGCAGCTCAGCTTGGCGTTGTTGCAGCGCCTCGCGTTGCAGATGCAAACGCGCATCTTGCTGCAGTGAGAGTTGATTGCGATACTGAAAGTGACAGAGGGAAGGTAATTAACTTTTTATGAATTTAAagacattttcaaattttatttttcaacttacCACCAACTCGCGTCGCAGTTTTTCAAGTTCTCGTGAAGCTTGCGGGGGCAGCGGTTGTGAACTTCCATTATTACCATtcgccgataacaaattaattGGACAGCGTCTATCGCGCCTTAGCTCTTCAAGTTGCCGCGTGAGCGCTTCTACTTTCGCTACTGCTAAACTAAGTTCTTTCTCCTTTTCACTGAAGAGAGCACGAATCGAGTCTAAATCGTTACCTGAAAAAACGTATAGAAATAATCTTGTGATTAGTTCTAAAGTCATTTTAAGTAAGGCATTAATAGTCTAAGTGTTATCTGCTTAAACTATTTATATCAAAAGATCGCTAATACTTAGTAAaagatacaaataaaaaatttcaataaaatgcTCTTAAAGAGCTAGGGCTTTCGAGTTCAGATATAATGTGTTCCTGGAAGAAGTGTCCTCCAGTGAGAACCGCTCTCATTTGCTCTAAAGAGCAGGACAAGGATGCAAAATATTAGAAAGATATGAAGCCTGATAAAACCTCTGCTGTACCTgacgaatattattttaagccattccacgactgctctacttgaaacttgtagcataaCCGGGAATATACccgggcccggcgatttaaatttAGAGAACGCGCTCACCGCCTACTCGGTCTTGGTATAGGCCAACAAGCCCGACAcaacccgctccgtgatcgaagttgTAGCTGGCTCTTCTGAATTATCTCCCGataggaaatgtgtatcgaaaagcacctcaagaaCTCCTCACTAtaacgtgaccattccccgttctttttctatattagtccctggactatgttacCCCTAGCTAGGACTTTTTTTCTACCGAGCCGTTTCGCTGGAGCAGTCTATGTTcgcacagaaacttttccatgagattctcttcccctggaaatttcacgcttgtagatcctcaatacatttcttttttttgtcttcttagaagactcagctcattgctccaccatggcggctttgcttttcctctgaatcttattagagggcaagctctgttatatGCGCcttaagcgtccttgttaggaatttatTGGACTCCTCCGGTTCCTCCACATTAGCAACCACTTTGGGTTGTCCCAATTTTGTTTCTCCGTGTTTCTAGAATTTCGTCCAGTtcattgacctagggtttctaaagggtcctcccttctctaccctctttaaggggatgctgaagctgatatacgcatggtcggagaagggtgGTCTAGCAAGACAGGTGTTAAGATACAATTCAGATAAACAGAATTTAATGAGCCATCTAATTTAATACTTTCAATTTCAACGCTTCTATTTTCCTACTATGTTTGTatctgtatgtgtgtgtgaacCCAAGGCTAAATTGAGCCATGCATATTTGCATGACGACCCATGTCGAAGGGCGCTTTTTTAGTATCCGCGATAATTTTGTTAACACACATACCCTCAGAGAGACCCATGTCAGTGCCTACTAACAAGCACATCCTAAATACTTATGAaattaagtatatatgtacattagggtgggttttataaattcaaatagtaatgtataggtaaaaatataaatgtaatttTTAGTCCCGACGTTTGAAGAATCTCGCACAGGGGCAAAGAAAAGATTTCTTTATAGagagtcaaaaaattaaaattgaattttcgttTCAAATACACAatgatttttttttggatttctgaTACCCTAAATGGGGGAGTCGCATACGCCGACGACTTAACCACAGGTAAATTCCTGTCAGCGATTAGTGAGCTCATGGAAACGGTAAACCGGGTTGGAGGTAAATCCAACAAAAACggaacaaaaacaagtaaagaaagctcagttcaggtgtaaccgaacattacatactcagctaagagctttggaggcaaaataagggaaaatcaccatgtaggaaaatgaacataaggtaaccctggaatgtgtttgtatgacatgtgtatcacatGGATGGTATGGAAGAGTATTTTAGAATGGattggaccatagttctataggtggacgccttttcgagatatcgccataaacgtggaccaggagtgactctagaatgtgtttgtacgatatgggtatcaaattaaaggtattaatgagggttttaaaagggagtgtccctcagttgtatatgtgaaggcgttttcgagatatcgatcaaattttggaccagggtgaccgccagaacatcatctgtcgggtaccgctaatttatttatatatataatatcacgaacagtcTTTCGGCCATGATTcaaagggattttgatttcgccctgcataactttctcattttcttctacttaatatggtggttgtcacactcattttacaaatttttttccaaagttatcttttgcgtcaacaaaccaatccaatcatcacgtttcatcccttttttcgtatttggtaaagaattatgacgttcattaattataatttttcgaaattttcgatatcgaaaaagtgggcgtggtcatattcagatttcgcttatttttaataccaagatcaTTTTTAATataagataagtacgtgaactaagttcagtaaagatatatagatttttgctcaagttatcgtgttaacggccgagcggaaggacagacggtcgactgtgtataaaaactgggcgtggcttcaacggatttcacccattttcacagaaaacagttaccggcatagaagctatgcccctaccaaattgctcaaggattggtacatttttgttcgacttagggcattaaaagtatcctagacaaattaaatgaaaaagggcgcagccacgcccattttgaaattttcttttagttttgtattttgttgcaccatatcattactggagttgaatgttgacataatttacttatatactgtaatgatattaaattttttgttaaaatttgacttaagatttttattttttaaagtgggcttgttcgttctccgattttgttaatttttatttggcacacatatagtaataggagtaacgttcctgccaaatttcattatgatatcttaaCCGACTGccaattacagattgcaaaacttttaaaattccttctgttaaaagtgggcggtgccacgcccctt from Eurosta solidaginis isolate ZX-2024a chromosome 3, ASM4086904v1, whole genome shotgun sequence includes these protein-coding regions:
- the ASPP gene encoding apoptosis-stimulating of p53 protein 1 isoform X4 translates to MTIAVLAHLRHGMKEPTNNLDDIVPGRLTSAELRAMALRQQQQIDSQHQLLATKEQRLRFLKSQEVRNAVASAEGERLRRLRERVEAQESKLRRLRALRGQVDLQKTYNVTLSNDLDSIRALFSEKEKELSLAVAKVEALTRQLEELRRDRRCPINLLSANGNNGSSQPLPPQASRELEKLRRELVYRNQLSLQQDARLHLQREALQQRQAELRSVDQRIYELQTRLQRKKAANIQNQAQNKNQLHVPQNELHHQQQHHLLQQQQQQHHHQQSASQQQQQSHQTPTLAYNNTNTAIAYNQHQQNHNHHKQGVAALKQQLLQKQASNLQQHNSSKFPNINNRETSRNIQRGNVAAVEPFIHTPQKTALAPGGGGYLGAGNIPKHAAATANTNQQNQLIQDLTHMKLNLTADNAHSPQSGVPKAHTINSGASGTNSQTFFSGESDESKLAKKMLTASLAAAAASKAAAPMKPIEVDTSMHIYAEVGPKKRNLLKAAEAAKAAEAVERAAEVGATTSLVSTAPATLVTTSAAISTTGSKIPKSISSANSATAMISKLNIAAVATRERNDVDRRAEGAVTEALSEKHNQQQLTVHSMPTCTANKSLATGVSQHTNVSTAPATTSADSAHSNSKPLQAQASSCLAIPPRKPISSVAPTSVTSSIPKMITYSPKVNRVAPNVVTAHATTSIAPTSTVPMTANSAYSDRPALPPKPSKVSPTEHVVEHSANTTLTTSATTVTPTTTTTAGASAATSMLKKPAVHGGASIATTAAGELQQATQGLQTLNINDNLPIKAKPLTIRKQPMCEQPRLKLSNALPKPALQSARKVDLPGHASFLYPADGSQRGERNRDAQVDNANSNVNNERTTNATSNVLTPEQSPQQSPPQVPSTAAPNAPTSTPTHSQNSPNSNSQSSSSMDELDKIERHVDDFSGGGSESNTENSGGLKRGASSTGSAPTSASLSSASTGNGKPKLTRRVSFDPLALLLDASLEGELELVKKTAMQVANPSAANDEGITALHNAICAGHFDIVKFLVEFGCDVNAQDSDGWTPLHCAASCNNLTMVKFLVENGACLFASTLSDHETPAEKCEEDEEGFDGCSEYLYSIQEKLGILHNGEVYAVFSYDAQNSDELTFQVNERLVILRKGDDAESEWWWAKNGSDNEGYVPRNLLGLYPRVPPQTSNFND
- the ASPP gene encoding apoptosis-stimulating of p53 protein 1 isoform X5, which encodes MRNTIILQNKIFGALMVPGRLTSAELRAMALRQQQQIDSQHQLLATKEQRLRFLKSQEVRNAVASAEGERLRRLRERVEAQESKLRRLRALRGQVDLQKTYNVTLSNDLDSIRALFSEKEKELSLAVAKVEALTRQLEELRRDRRCPINLLSANGNNGSSQPLPPQASRELEKLRRELVYRNQLSLQQDARLHLQREALQQRQAELRSVDQRIYELQTRLQRKKAANIQNQAQNKNQLHVPQNELHHQQQHHLLQQQQQQHHHQQSASQQQQQSHQTPTLAYNNTNTAIAYNQHQQNHNHHKQGVAALKQQLLQKQASNLQQHNSSKFPNINNRETSRNIQRGNVAAVEPFIHTPQKTALAPGGGGYLGAGNIPKHAAATANTNQQNQLIQDLTHMKLNLTADNAHSPQSGVPKAHTINSGASGTNSQTFFSGESDESKLAKKMLTASLAAAAASKAAAPMKPIEVDTSMHIYAEVGPKKRNLLKAAEAAKAAEAVERAAEVGATTSLVSTAPATLVTTSAAISTTGSKIPKSISSANSATAMISKLNIAAVATRERNDVDRRAEGAVTEALSEKHNQQQLTVHSMPTCTANKSLATGVSQHTNVSTAPATTSADSAHSNSKPLQAQASSCLAIPPRKPISSVAPTSVTSSIPKMITYSPKVNRVAPNVVTAHATTSIAPTSTVPMTANSAYSDRPALPPKPSKVSPTEHVVEHSANTTLTTSATTVTPTTTTTAGASAATSMLKKPAVHGGASIATTAAGELQQATQGLQTLNINDNLPIKAKPLTIRKQPMCEQPRLKLSNALPKPALQSARKVDLPGHASFLYPADGSQRGERNRDAQVDNANSNVNNERTTNATSNVLTPEQSPQQSPPQVPSTAAPNAPTSTPTHSQNSPNSNSQSSSSMDELDKIERHVDDFSGGGSESNTENSGGLKRGASSTGSAPTSASLSSASTGNGKPKLTRRVSFDPLALLLDASLEGELELVKKTAMQVANPSAANDEGITALHNAICAGHFDIVKFLVEFGCDVNAQDSDGWTPLHCAASCNNLTMVKFLVENGACLFASTLSDHETPAEKCEEDEEGFDGCSEYLYSIQEKLGILHNGEVYAVFSYDAQNSDELTFQVNERLVILRKGDDAESEWWWAKNGSDNEGYVPRNLLGLYPRVPPQTSNFND
- the ASPP gene encoding apoptosis-stimulating of p53 protein 1 isoform X3: MRKNEKEKRKHKLHMTSIIATRKNVPGRLTSAELRAMALRQQQQIDSQHQLLATKEQRLRFLKSQEVRNAVASAEGERLRRLRERVEAQESKLRRLRALRGQVDLQKTYNVTLSNDLDSIRALFSEKEKELSLAVAKVEALTRQLEELRRDRRCPINLLSANGNNGSSQPLPPQASRELEKLRRELVYRNQLSLQQDARLHLQREALQQRQAELRSVDQRIYELQTRLQRKKAANIQNQAQNKNQLHVPQNELHHQQQHHLLQQQQQQHHHQQSASQQQQQSHQTPTLAYNNTNTAIAYNQHQQNHNHHKQGVAALKQQLLQKQASNLQQHNSSKFPNINNRETSRNIQRGNVAAVEPFIHTPQKTALAPGGGGYLGAGNIPKHAAATANTNQQNQLIQDLTHMKLNLTADNAHSPQSGVPKAHTINSGASGTNSQTFFSGESDESKLAKKMLTASLAAAAASKAAAPMKPIEVDTSMHIYAEVGPKKRNLLKAAEAAKAAEAVERAAEVGATTSLVSTAPATLVTTSAAISTTGSKIPKSISSANSATAMISKLNIAAVATRERNDVDRRAEGAVTEALSEKHNQQQLTVHSMPTCTANKSLATGVSQHTNVSTAPATTSADSAHSNSKPLQAQASSCLAIPPRKPISSVAPTSVTSSIPKMITYSPKVNRVAPNVVTAHATTSIAPTSTVPMTANSAYSDRPALPPKPSKVSPTEHVVEHSANTTLTTSATTVTPTTTTTAGASAATSMLKKPAVHGGASIATTAAGELQQATQGLQTLNINDNLPIKAKPLTIRKQPMCEQPRLKLSNALPKPALQSARKVDLPGHASFLYPADGSQRGERNRDAQVDNANSNVNNERTTNATSNVLTPEQSPQQSPPQVPSTAAPNAPTSTPTHSQNSPNSNSQSSSSMDELDKIERHVDDFSGGGSESNTENSGGLKRGASSTGSAPTSASLSSASTGNGKPKLTRRVSFDPLALLLDASLEGELELVKKTAMQVANPSAANDEGITALHNAICAGHFDIVKFLVEFGCDVNAQDSDGWTPLHCAASCNNLTMVKFLVENGACLFASTLSDHETPAEKCEEDEEGFDGCSEYLYSIQEKLGILHNGEVYAVFSYDAQNSDELTFQVNERLVILRKGDDAESEWWWAKNGSDNEGYVPRNLLGLYPRVPPQTSNFND
- the ASPP gene encoding apoptosis-stimulating of p53 protein 1 isoform X6, translating into MKEPTNNLDDIVPGRLTSAELRAMALRQQQQIDSQHQLLATKEQRLRFLKSQEVRNAVASAEGERLRRLRERVEAQESKLRRLRALRGQVDLQKTYNVTLSNDLDSIRALFSEKEKELSLAVAKVEALTRQLEELRRDRRCPINLLSANGNNGSSQPLPPQASRELEKLRRELVYRNQLSLQQDARLHLQREALQQRQAELRSVDQRIYELQTRLQRKKAANIQNQAQNKNQLHVPQNELHHQQQHHLLQQQQQQHHHQQSASQQQQQSHQTPTLAYNNTNTAIAYNQHQQNHNHHKQGVAALKQQLLQKQASNLQQHNSSKFPNINNRETSRNIQRGNVAAVEPFIHTPQKTALAPGGGGYLGAGNIPKHAAATANTNQQNQLIQDLTHMKLNLTADNAHSPQSGVPKAHTINSGASGTNSQTFFSGESDESKLAKKMLTASLAAAAASKAAAPMKPIEVDTSMHIYAEVGPKKRNLLKAAEAAKAAEAVERAAEVGATTSLVSTAPATLVTTSAAISTTGSKIPKSISSANSATAMISKLNIAAVATRERNDVDRRAEGAVTEALSEKHNQQQLTVHSMPTCTANKSLATGVSQHTNVSTAPATTSADSAHSNSKPLQAQASSCLAIPPRKPISSVAPTSVTSSIPKMITYSPKVNRVAPNVVTAHATTSIAPTSTVPMTANSAYSDRPALPPKPSKVSPTEHVVEHSANTTLTTSATTVTPTTTTTAGASAATSMLKKPAVHGGASIATTAAGELQQATQGLQTLNINDNLPIKAKPLTIRKQPMCEQPRLKLSNALPKPALQSARKVDLPGHASFLYPADGSQRGERNRDAQVDNANSNVNNERTTNATSNVLTPEQSPQQSPPQVPSTAAPNAPTSTPTHSQNSPNSNSQSSSSMDELDKIERHVDDFSGGGSESNTENSGGLKRGASSTGSAPTSASLSSASTGNGKPKLTRRVSFDPLALLLDASLEGELELVKKTAMQVANPSAANDEGITALHNAICAGHFDIVKFLVEFGCDVNAQDSDGWTPLHCAASCNNLTMVKFLVENGACLFASTLSDHETPAEKCEEDEEGFDGCSEYLYSIQEKLGILHNGEVYAVFSYDAQNSDELTFQVNERLVILRKGDDAESEWWWAKNGSDNEGYVPRNLLGLYPRVPPQTSNFND